Proteins encoded in a region of the Solanum dulcamara chromosome 9, daSolDulc1.2, whole genome shotgun sequence genome:
- the LOC129904155 gene encoding uncharacterized protein LOC129904155 isoform X1 produces MTELKEVEHLSMKQVYLKLRGDFQKVEWRSLVCKNLGSPRWIFTLRLASYKLYTRDRFLKWAMVVDPSCPLCTMADEIHSHLFFACSVSAHVWQKLLNWFVKSRVPGEWDFELPWATTYAKYKSSRAEVYRMLLAAAIYHLWRERNRGEFRGSQACTC; encoded by the exons ATGACTGAATTAAAGGAggtggagcatttgtcaatgaAACAGGTTTATTTGAAGCTTAGGGGTGACTTTCAGAAGGTTGAATGGAGAAGTTTGGTGTGTAAAAACTTGGGTTCACCTCGATGGATATTCACCTTGAGATTGGCTTCGTACAAATTATACACCAGGGATCGATTTCTAAAATGGGCAATGGTTGTGGATCCTAGCTGCCCTTTGTGTACTATGGCTGATGAAATCCACTCTCACCTCTTCTTTGCTTGCTCAGTATCTGCTCATGTGTGGCAAAAACTTCTCAACTGGTTTGTAAAATCTCGGGTTCCTGGAGAGTGGGACTTTGAACTACCATGGGCTACAACATATGCTAAGTATAAGAGTAGTCGAGCTGAAGTTTACAGGATGCTACTTGCTGCTGCAATTTACCACCTGTGGAGGGAAAGGAACAGGGGTGAATTTAGAG GCTCTCAAGCATGTACATGCTAA